A window from Hypomesus transpacificus isolate Combined female chromosome 26, fHypTra1, whole genome shotgun sequence encodes these proteins:
- the ptgs2b gene encoding prostaglandin G/H synthase 2 has product MGMNRSIAAVLLLTLGILVCEGGNPCCSQPCQNRGVCTAMGADDYECDCTRTGYYGQNCTTPEFFTWIKITLKPTPNTVHYLLTHFKGLWNIINNISFLRDAIMKYVLTSRSHLIDSPPTYNADYHYKSWESYSNLSYYTRTLPPVPKDCPTPMGVVGKKELPDATLLAEKLLQRRAFIPDPQGSSLMFAFFAQHFTHQFFKSDMKKGPAFTKAQGHGVDLSHIYGDTLERQHKLRLMKDGKMRYQVVDGEVYPPLVSEVGVEMHYPPHIAQSDRFAVGHEAFGLVPGLMMYATIWLREHNRVCDVMKEIHPDWDDDRLFQTARLILIGETIKIVIEDYVQHLSGYNFKLKFDPELLFKQQFQYQNRISSEFNTLYHWHPLMPDSFLIEDQEYNYKQFVFNTSVVTEHGINHLVDSFTKQVSGRVAGGRNVPGAVMYVAIKSIENSRKMRYQSLNAYRKRFSMKPYSSFEDITGEKEMAGLLEEMYGHVDAVELYPGLLVEKPRDNAIFGETMVEMGAPYSLKGLMGNPICSPEYWKPSTFGGSVGYDIVNTASLQRLVCNNVKGPCPVASFQVPDVKETGSFTINSSTAQAVGREVNPTVILKERSTEL; this is encoded by the exons ATGGGAATGAACAGAAGCATAGCTGCGGTTTTACTTTTGACACTGGGCATACTTGTCTGCGAGGGGG GTAATCCTTGCTGCTCCCAACCATGCCAAAACCGCGGTGTGTGTACAGCTATGGGAGCTGATGACTACGAGTGCGACTGTACGCGCACAGGATATTACGGCCAGAACTGCACCACAC CTGAATTTTTCACGTGGATAAAAATCACACTGAAGCCGACCCCCAACACGGTGCATTACCTTCTCACCCATTTCAAAGGACTCTGGAACATTATCAACAACATTTCTTTCCTCAGAGACGCTATCATGAAATATGTGCTGACAT CTCGATCTCATCTGATTGACAGCCCACCAACCTACAATGCAGACTATCACTACAAAAGCTGGGAATCTTACTCCAATCTCTCCTACTATACCCGCACCCTGCCTCCGGTCCCCAAAGACTGTCCTACCCCAATGGGGGTAGTAG GAAAGAAGGAGTTACCGGACGCTACCCTGCTGGCTGAGAAGCTGCTCCAGAGGAGGGCCTTCATCCCCGACCCCCAGGGATCCAGCCTGATGTTTGCCTTCTTCGCCCAGCACTTCACCCATCAGTTCTTCAAGTCGGACATGAAGAAAGGACCTGCCTTCACCAAAGCCCAGGGTCACGGG GTGGATCTTTCTCATATTTACGGGGACACCTTGGAGAGGCAGCACAAACTCAGACTCATGAAGGACGGCAAGATGAGATATCAG GTGGTGGACGGAGAGGTGTACCCCCCTCTGGTGAGCGAGGTCGGTGTGGAGATGCACTACCCCCCTCACATCGCCCAATCAGATCGCTTCGCCGTGGGACACGAGGCGTTCGGATTGGTCCCGGGATTGATGATGTATGCCACGATTTGGCTGCGTGAACACAatcgtgtgtgtgatgtcatgaaGGAGATCCATCCTGACTGGGATGATGATAGGCTCTTCCAGACCGCTCGTCTCATTCTGATTG GTGAGACCATCAAGATCGTAATCGAGGACTACGTCCAGCACCTCAGCGGTTACAACTTCAAGCTCAAGTTCGACCCAGAGCTTCTCTTCAAGCAGCAGTTCCAGTACCAGAACCGTATTTCATCCGAGTTCAACACCTTGTATCACTGGCACCCTCTCATGCCTGACAGCTTCCTCATCGAGGACCAGGAGTACAACTACAAGCAGTTTGTCTTCAACACGTCAGTGGTGACGGAGCACGGCATCAATCACCTGGTGGATTCCTTCACCAAGCAGGTGTCTGGACGG GTGGCCGGAGGCCGGAACGTTCCAGGAGCAGTCATGTACGTGGCCATCAAATCCATCGAGAACAGCAGGAAGATGCGCTATCAGTCCCTCAACGCATACAGGAAGCGATTCTCCATGAAACCCTACAGCTCCTTCGAAGACATAACAG gagagaaggagatggctGGACTGCTGGAGGAAATGTATGGACATGTGGATGCTGTGGAACTCTACCCAGGCCTGCTGGTGGAGAAGCCTAGAGACAACGCCATATTTGGGGAGACGATGGTTGAGATGGGAGCCCCTTATTCCCTGAAAGGTCTGATGGGAAACCCCATCTGCTCTCCAGAGTACTGGAAGCCCAGCACCTTTGGTGGCAGCGTGGGCTATGATATCGTTAACACGGCCTCACTGCAGAGGCTAGTATGCAACAACGTCAAGGGCCCGTGTCCCGTGGCGTCCTTCCAAGTGCCTGATGTAAAAGAAACAGGGTCCTTCACCATCAACTCAAGCACAGCACAGGCGGTTGGGAGGGAGGTCAATCCAACTGTCATTCTGAAAGAAAGGTCAACTGAGCTATAA